A part of Tardiphaga sp. vice304 genomic DNA contains:
- a CDS encoding HesB/IscA family protein — translation MTNMTPTTPSAKPKPRPRPQVMRLTDAAATRIQELTKRADSEIVGLRVGIKNGGCAGQSYTVEYAHDIRATDEVVEDKGVKILVEPKAVLFLLGTEMDYKSDKMQSQFIFNNPNQTGACGCGESVQLTAAKLD, via the coding sequence ATGACCAACATGACCCCCACAACACCCAGTGCGAAGCCCAAGCCCCGTCCTCGCCCGCAGGTGATGCGGCTCACCGATGCCGCGGCGACCCGGATCCAGGAACTGACGAAACGCGCCGATTCCGAAATCGTCGGCCTGCGTGTCGGCATCAAGAATGGCGGCTGTGCCGGGCAGTCCTACACGGTGGAATACGCCCACGACATCCGCGCCACCGACGAAGTGGTCGAGGACAAGGGCGTCAAGATCCTGGTCGAGCCGAAGGCGGTGCTGTTCCTGCTCGGCACCGAGATGGACTACAAGTCCGACAAGATGCAGTCGCAGTTCATCTTCAACAATCCCAACCAGACCGGCGCCTGCGGCTGCGGCGAGTCGGTGCAACTGACGGCGGCCAAGCTGGATTGA
- a CDS encoding cysteine desulfurase, producing MDLHPAVSNGSYDVDLVRADFPALAMKVYGKQLVYLDNAASAQKPNAVLDRMMLAYKTEYANVHRGLHYLANAATEGYEGARTKVQHFLNAGRPEEIIFTKNATDALNLVASSWGGVNIKAGDEIVLSIMEHHSNIVPWHFLRERHGAVIKWAPVDDEGNFLIDEFEKLLTDKTKIVAITQMSNALGTVVPVAEIIKMAHARGIPVLVDGSQSAVHMTIDVQAMDADFFVFTGHKLYGPTGIGVLYAKYEHLVAMRPYAGGGEMIREVAQEWVTYGDPPHKFEAGTPAIVEAIGLGAAIDYVNSIGKERIAAHEHDLLTYAEGRLREINSLRILGSAKNKGPVISFAIEGAHPHDIATVIDRQGIAVRAGTHCVMPLMERFKVTATCRASFGMYNTRDEIDHLTQSLIKAQELFS from the coding sequence ATGGATCTGCACCCCGCCGTCTCCAACGGTTCCTACGACGTCGATCTGGTCCGCGCGGATTTCCCGGCGCTGGCGATGAAGGTCTATGGCAAGCAACTGGTGTATCTCGACAACGCTGCCTCGGCGCAGAAGCCGAACGCCGTGCTCGATCGCATGATGCTGGCCTACAAGACCGAATACGCCAACGTGCACCGCGGCCTGCACTACCTCGCCAATGCGGCGACCGAAGGCTATGAAGGCGCGCGCACCAAGGTTCAGCACTTCCTCAACGCCGGCAGGCCCGAGGAGATCATCTTCACCAAAAACGCCACTGACGCGCTGAACCTCGTCGCGTCGTCGTGGGGCGGCGTCAACATCAAGGCCGGCGACGAGATCGTGCTCTCCATCATGGAGCATCATTCCAACATCGTGCCGTGGCACTTTTTGCGCGAGCGACACGGCGCCGTGATCAAGTGGGCGCCGGTCGATGACGAAGGCAACTTCCTGATCGACGAGTTCGAGAAGCTCTTGACCGACAAGACCAAGATCGTCGCGATCACGCAGATGTCGAACGCACTCGGCACCGTGGTGCCGGTCGCCGAAATCATCAAGATGGCGCATGCCCGCGGCATCCCGGTGCTGGTCGACGGCAGCCAGTCGGCCGTGCATATGACGATCGACGTGCAGGCGATGGATGCCGACTTCTTCGTCTTCACCGGCCACAAGCTGTACGGCCCGACCGGAATCGGCGTGCTGTACGCCAAATACGAGCATCTGGTCGCGATGCGGCCCTATGCCGGCGGCGGCGAGATGATCCGCGAAGTGGCGCAGGAATGGGTCACCTATGGCGATCCGCCGCACAAGTTCGAGGCCGGCACGCCGGCGATCGTCGAGGCGATCGGCCTGGGGGCTGCGATCGACTACGTCAATTCGATCGGCAAGGAGCGCATCGCTGCGCACGAGCACGATCTTCTGACCTACGCCGAAGGCCGGCTACGCGAGATCAACTCGCTGCGCATCCTTGGTTCGGCGAAGAACAAGGGCCCGGTGATCTCGTTTGCCATCGAAGGCGCGCATCCGCATGACATCGCCACGGTGATCGACCGCCAGGGCATCGCGGTGCGGGCAGGGACGCATTGCGTGATGCCGCTTATGGAGCGATTCAAGGTGACGGCGACATGCCGTGCCTCATTCGGGATGTACAATACCCGCGACGAGATCGACCACCTCACGCAGTCGCTGATCAAGGCCCAGGAGTTGTTTTCATGA
- a CDS encoding cysteine desulfurase family protein, with the protein MRPPSHQTKKKASNSLARARVYLDWNATTPLRPEARVAMSGAWDLAGNPSSVHAEGRQARRLVEDARHAVAAAVGADSRNVVFTSGGTEANVLALTPGPFRKPGSPVERLIVSAIEHASVLAGGRFAPEAIEVLGVGRDGVIDPDGLRVLLAGGPPTLVSVMLANNETGALQPVAEIAELVHQAGGLLHVDAVQAFGKMSIDIKLLQADLLSVSAHKVGGPKGVGALVLADGVAGLDALLRGGGQELGRRAGTENVPGIAGFGAAVKAAMAGISEMERLAGLRQRLEDGLRQIRGTMVFSDSVRRLPNTTLFGVAGLRAETAVIGFDLEGIAVSSGSACSSGKVQPSHVLQAMGYGPEYTQAAVRLSLGWSSTESDVDRCLEAWRKLSGTLLRQSDETQLERF; encoded by the coding sequence ATGCGCCCGCCATCTCATCAAACCAAAAAGAAGGCATCGAACTCATTGGCCCGTGCGCGCGTCTATCTCGACTGGAACGCCACCACGCCGCTGCGCCCCGAGGCGCGTGTGGCAATGTCGGGGGCCTGGGATCTCGCTGGCAATCCATCTTCCGTCCATGCCGAGGGCAGGCAGGCGCGCCGGCTGGTCGAGGACGCCCGCCATGCGGTCGCGGCGGCGGTCGGGGCGGATTCGCGCAACGTCGTGTTCACCTCCGGCGGCACCGAGGCCAACGTGCTGGCGCTGACGCCGGGACCGTTCCGCAAGCCGGGCAGCCCGGTGGAGCGGCTGATCGTGTCGGCGATCGAGCACGCCTCGGTGCTGGCCGGCGGGCGGTTTGCGCCAGAAGCCATCGAGGTTCTGGGCGTTGGCCGGGACGGCGTGATTGACCCCGATGGACTGCGCGTGCTGCTGGCCGGCGGTCCGCCGACGCTGGTGTCGGTGATGCTGGCCAACAATGAAACCGGCGCGCTGCAGCCGGTCGCCGAGATCGCGGAACTGGTTCATCAGGCGGGTGGCTTGCTGCACGTCGATGCGGTGCAAGCGTTCGGTAAGATGTCAATCGATATCAAGCTGTTGCAAGCCGATCTTCTATCGGTTTCTGCACATAAGGTCGGAGGCCCCAAGGGTGTCGGCGCGCTGGTGCTGGCGGACGGCGTTGCGGGGCTGGACGCATTGCTGCGCGGCGGTGGCCAGGAATTGGGGCGTCGGGCCGGGACCGAGAACGTCCCCGGCATCGCCGGCTTCGGCGCTGCCGTAAAGGCCGCCATGGCTGGTATAAGTGAGATGGAGCGCTTAGCCGGACTACGTCAGCGGCTCGAGGACGGGCTGCGGCAGATTCGGGGCACGATGGTGTTCTCCGATTCGGTCCGGCGGCTCCCGAACACGACGCTGTTCGGCGTCGCCGGCCTGCGGGCGGAGACCGCCGTGATCGGCTTCGACCTTGAAGGTATCGCGGTGTCGTCCGGGTCTGCCTGTTCTTCGGGCAAGGTCCAGCCGTCGCACGTTCTGCAGGCGATGGGGTACGGTCCGGAGTACACCCAGGCCGCCGTGCGGCTCAGTCTGGGCTGGTCCAGCACCGAAAGCGACGTCGATCGTTGTCTGGAGGCTTGGCGAAAGCTATCCGGCACCCTACTTAGACAGAGCGACGAAACACAGCTCGAACGGTTCTAA
- the sufB gene encoding Fe-S cluster assembly protein SufB: MAAVQETVDRVRQIDVDQYRYGFVTDIESDKAPKGLSEEIVRFISAKKNEPDWMLQWRLEAYRRWLTMEEPTWARVGYPKIDFQDLYYYSAPKPKKTIGSLDEIDPDILETYKKLGIPLREVEMLEGVVRPEGERRIAVDAVFDSVSVATTFQKELKQAGVIFMPISEAIREHPELVRKYLGTVVPTSDNYYATLNSAVFSDGSFVYVPPGVKCPMELSTYFRINERNTGQFERTLIIADKGAYVSYLEGCTAPQRDENQLHAAVVELVTHDDAEIKYSTVQNWYPGNAEGKGGIYNFVTKRGDCRGDRSKISWTQVETGSAITWKYPSCILRGDDSRGEFYSIAISNGHQQVDSGTKMIHLGKNTTSRIISKGIAAGVSQNTYRGLVTAHRKATNARNFTACDSLLIGDKCGAHTVPYIEAKNSSALFEHEATTSKISEDVLFYCVQRGLSQEEAVGLVVNGFVKDVLQQLPMEFAVEAQKLISISLEGSVG, from the coding sequence ATGGCTGCCGTACAAGAGACCGTCGATCGGGTTCGCCAGATCGATGTCGATCAATATCGCTATGGATTCGTCACGGACATCGAGTCCGACAAGGCCCCGAAAGGGCTGTCGGAAGAAATCGTCCGCTTCATCTCCGCCAAGAAGAACGAACCGGACTGGATGCTGCAGTGGCGGCTCGAGGCCTATCGGCGCTGGCTGACGATGGAAGAGCCGACCTGGGCGCGCGTCGGCTACCCGAAGATCGACTTCCAGGATCTCTATTACTATTCGGCGCCGAAGCCGAAGAAGACGATCGGCTCGCTGGACGAGATCGATCCGGATATCCTCGAGACCTACAAGAAACTCGGCATACCCCTGCGCGAAGTCGAGATGCTCGAAGGCGTGGTGCGCCCTGAAGGCGAGCGCCGCATCGCGGTCGATGCCGTGTTCGATTCGGTGTCCGTCGCCACCACCTTCCAGAAGGAGCTGAAGCAGGCCGGCGTGATCTTCATGCCGATCTCGGAAGCCATCCGTGAGCATCCCGAACTGGTGCGCAAGTATCTCGGCACCGTGGTGCCGACCTCCGACAACTACTATGCCACGCTGAACTCTGCGGTGTTCTCCGACGGCTCGTTCGTCTACGTGCCGCCGGGCGTGAAATGCCCGATGGAGCTTTCGACCTATTTCCGCATCAACGAGCGCAATACCGGCCAGTTCGAACGCACGCTTATCATCGCCGACAAGGGCGCTTACGTCAGCTACCTCGAAGGCTGCACCGCGCCGCAGCGCGACGAGAACCAGTTGCACGCCGCCGTGGTCGAGCTCGTCACCCATGACGATGCCGAGATCAAGTATTCGACGGTGCAGAACTGGTATCCCGGCAATGCCGAGGGCAAGGGCGGCATCTACAACTTCGTCACCAAGCGCGGCGACTGCCGCGGCGACCGTTCCAAGATTTCCTGGACCCAGGTCGAAACGGGATCCGCGATCACCTGGAAATATCCGAGCTGCATCCTGCGCGGCGACGATTCGCGCGGCGAGTTCTACTCGATTGCGATCTCGAACGGCCACCAGCAGGTCGATTCGGGCACCAAGATGATCCACCTCGGCAAGAACACAACGAGCCGCATCATCTCGAAGGGCATCGCCGCCGGCGTGTCGCAGAACACCTATCGCGGCCTCGTCACCGCGCACCGCAAGGCGACCAACGCGCGCAACTTTACCGCGTGTGACTCGCTGCTGATCGGCGACAAGTGCGGCGCGCATACCGTGCCGTACATCGAAGCGAAGAACTCCTCGGCGCTGTTCGAGCATGAAGCGACCACGTCCAAGATCTCGGAAGATGTGCTGTTCTACTGCGTGCAGCGCGGACTGTCGCAGGAAGAGGCCGTCGGTCTCGTGGTCAACGGCTTCGTGAAGGACGTGCTGCAACAACTCCCGATGGAATTCGCTGTGGAAGCGCAGAAGCTGATCTCGATCTCGCTGGAAGGAAGCGTGGGGTGA
- a CDS encoding TfoX/Sxy family protein produces MDRDFLIELFAGFGPVVIRRMFSGYGVSADDVNFALVLRDAIYLRADENSIPRFEAEGCGPFSYEMKGKVRTIGSYWQLPERLYDEPDEVTEWARTAHVAAERAARVKRNRVRKVAVKGDVARQSGWEARQSGWQFSGRGVGMIVAA; encoded by the coding sequence ATGGACCGCGATTTCCTCATCGAGCTGTTCGCCGGCTTCGGGCCGGTCGTGATACGCCGGATGTTCTCCGGCTACGGCGTGTCCGCTGACGACGTGAACTTCGCGCTTGTGTTGCGCGACGCCATCTATCTGCGTGCCGACGAGAACAGCATTCCGCGCTTCGAGGCGGAGGGCTGCGGGCCGTTCAGCTACGAAATGAAGGGCAAGGTGCGAACCATCGGCTCGTACTGGCAATTGCCGGAGCGATTGTACGACGAGCCTGATGAAGTCACCGAATGGGCGCGGACGGCCCACGTCGCCGCGGAGCGCGCGGCGCGGGTGAAGCGGAACAGGGTGCGCAAAGTGGCGGTTAAGGGGGATGTAGCGCGTCAATCTGGATGGGAAGCGCGACAATCAGGATGGCAATTTAGCGGTCGCGGCGTGGGGATGATTGTCGCGGCCTGA
- a CDS encoding DEAD/DEAH box helicase, protein MTMTFADLALAPLLLQALSEQGYTNPTPIQAQSIPMLLQGRDMLGMAQTGTGKTAAFALPLLHRLAANPRPAPKGGARVLVLAPTRELVSQIAVGFETFGRHLQPRVTTIFGGVSQFHQVNALETGVDIIVAAPGRLLDLIEQGLCDLSGLEALVLDEADQMLDMGFAKPIERIVATLPKDRHTMLFSATMPKSIAALAESLLRDPAKVEIAPPSTTVDRIEQSVMFMDAAHKKAALLALLQTKEIGQAVVFTLQKNIANEVCAFITEAGITAEALHGNKSQGQRERALDAFRAGTVQVLVATDIAARGIDVDTVTHVFNHDLPSLPESYVHRIGRTGRAGRSGFAITLCDAEQRAWLHDVEREIGRALTVHHDHEWHCEVARHSTAPAPVLGGGPAKQVKTQQVRERKIWTEEEKLAARNAAKVA, encoded by the coding sequence ATGACCATGACCTTCGCCGATCTCGCTTTGGCGCCGCTCCTGCTACAGGCACTGTCCGAGCAAGGCTATACCAACCCTACTCCGATCCAGGCCCAATCGATCCCGATGCTGTTGCAGGGCCGTGACATGCTCGGCATGGCTCAAACGGGCACCGGCAAGACCGCGGCCTTCGCGCTGCCGCTGCTGCATCGCCTGGCAGCAAATCCCCGCCCGGCGCCCAAGGGCGGTGCCCGCGTCCTGGTGCTCGCGCCGACGCGCGAACTGGTTTCGCAGATTGCGGTGGGCTTCGAGACGTTCGGCCGCCATCTGCAGCCGCGCGTGACGACGATCTTCGGAGGCGTCAGCCAGTTCCACCAGGTCAATGCGCTTGAGACGGGCGTCGATATCATCGTGGCGGCGCCAGGGCGCCTGCTGGATCTGATCGAACAGGGCCTCTGCGACCTTTCAGGACTTGAAGCTCTGGTGCTGGACGAGGCCGACCAGATGCTCGACATGGGCTTCGCCAAGCCGATCGAACGCATTGTCGCGACCCTGCCGAAGGATCGGCATACCATGCTGTTTTCGGCCACCATGCCGAAATCCATCGCCGCGCTGGCCGAGAGCCTGCTGCGCGATCCGGCAAAGGTCGAGATCGCCCCGCCCTCGACCACCGTGGACCGGATCGAGCAGTCCGTGATGTTCATGGACGCCGCCCACAAGAAGGCGGCGCTGCTGGCGCTGCTGCAGACGAAGGAGATCGGCCAGGCCGTCGTCTTCACGCTGCAGAAGAACATTGCCAACGAAGTCTGCGCTTTCATTACGGAAGCAGGCATCACGGCCGAAGCGCTGCACGGCAACAAGTCGCAGGGCCAGCGGGAGCGCGCGCTGGACGCCTTCCGAGCCGGGACCGTGCAGGTGCTGGTGGCGACGGATATCGCGGCGCGCGGCATCGATGTCGACACCGTGACGCATGTGTTCAACCACGACCTGCCGAGCCTGCCGGAAAGCTATGTCCACCGCATCGGCCGCACCGGTCGCGCCGGACGCAGCGGCTTTGCCATCACTTTGTGCGACGCCGAGCAGCGCGCTTGGCTGCATGATGTGGAGCGGGAAATCGGTCGCGCCTTGACGGTTCATCACGATCACGAATGGCATTGCGAAGTGGCGCGCCACTCGACCGCGCCCGCGCCGGTGCTGGGGGGCGGGCCGGCCAAGCAGGTCAAGACCCAGCAGGTACGCGAGCGCAAGATCTGGACCGAGGAAGAGAAGCTTGCGGCACGCAACGCGGCCAAGGTTGCCTGA
- a CDS encoding IS110 family transposase, translated as MKIHPGFVGIDISKDFLDVYDGSVGAVRRVDNGPEAIEGLLAGWSSSDVFVLFEATGRYDKALRHALGAAGIAFARVNPARARDFARAAGFLAKTDAIDARMLAAMAQCLRPGADGMADPAREQLAELHKRRDQLVAFRKQERTRLKGAKDLAASLSAHIAWLDAEVRNFDRQIATLIAQQQALHNARRLMQSVPGIGPVCSATLLALMPELGSRSPKTIAALAGLAPFNTDSGKFRGTRRIHGGRRRVREALYMAAVSVTRTRSRFAQTYQALRKAGKPAKVALIAVARKLLLTLNAIIREQQPFRA; from the coding sequence ATGAAGATACATCCTGGCTTCGTTGGAATCGATATCTCGAAGGATTTTCTTGATGTGTACGACGGCAGCGTCGGCGCGGTCCGCCGCGTCGATAACGGCCCGGAAGCGATCGAAGGCTTGCTCGCCGGGTGGTCCAGCAGCGACGTATTCGTGCTGTTCGAGGCCACAGGCCGTTACGACAAGGCACTGCGCCACGCCTTGGGCGCCGCCGGCATCGCCTTTGCCCGGGTCAATCCGGCTCGCGCCCGCGATTTCGCCCGCGCCGCGGGCTTCCTCGCCAAGACCGACGCCATCGATGCGCGGATGCTGGCCGCCATGGCGCAGTGCCTGCGCCCCGGCGCCGATGGCATGGCCGATCCAGCACGCGAGCAGTTGGCCGAGTTGCACAAGCGCCGCGACCAGCTCGTTGCCTTCCGCAAGCAGGAACGCACCCGTCTCAAGGGCGCCAAGGATCTGGCCGCGAGCCTCTCGGCCCACATCGCCTGGCTCGATGCGGAGGTCCGGAACTTCGACCGGCAGATCGCCACCCTGATCGCACAGCAGCAGGCGTTGCATAATGCCCGGCGCCTGATGCAGTCGGTGCCGGGCATCGGCCCGGTGTGCTCGGCCACGTTGCTGGCGTTGATGCCCGAGCTTGGCTCACGCTCGCCCAAGACCATCGCGGCCTTGGCGGGACTGGCGCCATTCAACACCGACAGCGGCAAGTTTCGCGGTACCCGGCGGATTCACGGCGGCCGGCGCAGGGTTCGCGAAGCACTCTACATGGCGGCAGTGTCTGTCACCCGGACGAGATCGCGCTTCGCACAGACCTACCAGGCGCTGCGAAAAGCCGGGAAGCCGGCCAAGGTCGCTCTCATTGCCGTAGCCAGAAAACTGCTGCTCACCCTCAACGCCATCATCAGGGAACAACAGCCCTTCCGCGCGTGA
- a CDS encoding SUF system Fe-S cluster assembly protein: protein MTDTAEAKTVAADTDIKSSQMQTTSALSADETERLGTEIVAALKTVYDPEIPADIYELGLIYKVDIKDDRSVEVEMTLTTPNCPAAEELPMTVENAVASVPGVGVVTVNIVWEPTWTPDRMTDEARLVLNMW, encoded by the coding sequence ATGACCGACACCGCCGAAGCCAAAACTGTTGCTGCGGACACGGACATCAAGTCCAGCCAGATGCAGACCACCTCGGCGCTGTCGGCCGACGAGACCGAGCGTCTCGGCACCGAGATCGTCGCGGCCCTGAAGACGGTGTATGACCCGGAAATTCCGGCCGATATCTATGAGCTCGGCCTGATCTACAAGGTCGACATCAAGGACGATCGCAGCGTCGAAGTCGAGATGACGCTGACGACGCCGAACTGCCCGGCCGCGGAAGAACTGCCGATGACGGTCGAGAACGCCGTGGCCAGCGTGCCCGGCGTCGGTGTCGTCACCGTCAACATCGTCTGGGAACCGACCTGGACGCCGGACCGGATGACCGACGAGGCGCGCCTCGTTCTGAATATGTGGTGA
- the sufD gene encoding Fe-S cluster assembly protein SufD, whose product MNVALAKTDTGTALGEAFALARPRLPGAGKVADTRRQAFEAYERIGLPHRRIEDWKYTDLRVLMRAVLPLAAAPDAAALLRATEALELHAIDGVRKLVLVDGVFAPKLSDIGRLDAGLSILTLRDVLETDNAALHAQLFAMDTTNPMIALNSAMMTDGVVIAVADGARISQPIHVIHIASGGAPSAMFTRSMLSLGKDAAATLVESYICAEGADIYQVHDSLVVHIGDGARLDHVRLTEDSREAFNISSQVITLGHKAHFNTFGMNTGTIVSRYQAVIGIHGEHAQVETNGVNLLNGRQHADTTLVMNHVAPNCASREVFRAVLDDSTRSVFQGRINVHQPAQKTDAKMMTRALLLSDEAEAYNKPELEIFADDVQCGHGATTGALDDSLLFYLRARGMTEKQAQALLIQAFVGEAIESIVNDDLRELAISAAERWLAARA is encoded by the coding sequence ATGAACGTAGCATTGGCAAAGACAGATACAGGCACGGCGCTAGGCGAGGCATTTGCCCTCGCGCGCCCGCGACTGCCCGGCGCAGGCAAGGTTGCCGACACCCGCCGTCAGGCCTTCGAGGCCTATGAGCGGATCGGCCTGCCGCACCGGCGGATCGAGGACTGGAAATACACCGATTTGCGCGTGCTGATGCGCGCCGTGCTGCCGCTGGCGGCGGCGCCGGATGCCGCCGCGCTGCTGCGCGCCACCGAAGCGCTGGAGCTGCATGCGATCGACGGCGTGCGCAAGCTGGTGCTGGTCGATGGCGTGTTTGCGCCAAAGCTTTCGGACATAGGCCGGCTCGATGCCGGTCTCAGCATCCTCACCCTGCGCGATGTCCTCGAGACCGACAACGCCGCGCTTCACGCGCAGCTGTTCGCGATGGATACAACCAATCCGATGATCGCGCTCAACAGCGCGATGATGACGGATGGTGTCGTGATTGCCGTGGCGGATGGCGCCCGGATCTCCCAACCGATCCATGTGATCCACATCGCCAGCGGCGGCGCGCCGTCCGCGATGTTCACGCGCTCGATGCTGTCGCTCGGCAAGGACGCTGCGGCGACCCTGGTGGAGAGCTACATCTGCGCCGAAGGCGCGGACATCTATCAGGTCCACGACTCGCTGGTGGTCCATATCGGCGACGGCGCACGGCTCGACCATGTCCGTCTCACCGAGGACAGCCGCGAGGCGTTCAATATCTCGTCGCAGGTCATCACGCTCGGCCACAAGGCACACTTCAACACCTTTGGCATGAATACCGGTACCATCGTCAGCCGTTACCAGGCGGTGATCGGCATCCATGGCGAGCACGCGCAGGTCGAGACCAACGGCGTCAACCTGCTGAACGGTCGCCAGCATGCCGACACCACGCTGGTCATGAATCACGTGGCGCCGAACTGCGCGAGCCGCGAAGTGTTTCGCGCGGTGCTCGACGACAGCACCCGTTCGGTGTTCCAGGGCCGCATCAACGTGCATCAGCCGGCGCAGAAAACCGACGCCAAGATGATGACGCGCGCGCTGCTGCTGTCCGACGAGGCCGAGGCTTACAACAAGCCGGAGCTGGAGATTTTTGCCGACGACGTGCAGTGCGGCCACGGCGCCACCACCGGCGCGCTCGACGACAGCCTGCTGTTCTATCTGCGCGCCCGCGGCATGACCGAGAAGCAGGCGCAGGCGCTGCTGATCCAGGCGTTCGTCGGCGAGGCCATCGAATCGATCGTCAACGACGATCTGCGTGAACTGGCGATATCGGCCGCCGAGCGCTGGCTGGCAGCAAGGGCATGA
- a CDS encoding alpha/beta hydrolase: MPEVIFTGPAGRIEGRYHPAKQKNAPIAMVLHPHPQFAGTMNHQIIYQCYYAFVHRGFSVLRFNFRGVGRSQGSFDHGTGELSDAAAALDWAQTINPEARACWVAGFSFGAWIGMQLLMRRPEVEGFISIAPPANLYDFSFLAPCPSSGLIVHGEKDAVVPPKDVNTLVEKLKTQKGIVIDQHIIPGANHFFDGKLEPLMESVTGYLDMRLANVR; the protein is encoded by the coding sequence ATGCCCGAAGTCATTTTCACCGGACCTGCCGGCCGCATCGAGGGCCGTTATCATCCGGCCAAGCAGAAGAACGCGCCGATCGCGATGGTGCTGCACCCGCATCCGCAGTTCGCCGGCACGATGAACCACCAGATTATCTACCAGTGCTATTACGCCTTCGTGCACCGTGGCTTCTCGGTGCTGCGATTCAATTTCCGCGGCGTCGGCCGCAGCCAGGGCTCGTTCGACCATGGCACCGGCGAGTTATCGGATGCCGCGGCGGCGCTCGACTGGGCACAGACCATCAACCCCGAAGCCCGTGCCTGCTGGGTCGCCGGCTTCTCGTTCGGCGCCTGGATCGGCATGCAGCTCCTGATGCGCCGCCCCGAGGTCGAGGGCTTCATCTCGATCGCGCCGCCGGCCAATCTCTACGACTTCTCGTTCCTGGCGCCCTGCCCGTCCTCGGGCCTGATCGTGCATGGCGAGAAGGATGCCGTGGTGCCGCCGAAGGACGTCAACACGCTGGTCGAGAAGCTGAAGACCCAGAAGGGCATCGTCATCGACCAGCACATCATCCCCGGCGCCAACCACTTCTTCGACGGCAAGCTCGAGCCGCTGATGGAATCGGTCACCGGCTATCTCGACATGCGCCTGGCGAACGTCCGCTAA
- the sufC gene encoding Fe-S cluster assembly ATPase SufC: MTALLQVNNLQVRVEDNEILHGLTLTVNPGEVHAIMGPNGSGKSTLSHVIAGKPGYEVTGGEILFKGEDLLDMAPDVRAAKGVFLAFQYPVEIPGVTTMNFLRTALNSQRKARGESEFLVPDFLKKVREVAASLNIPMDMLKRGVNVGFSGGEKKRNEVLQMALFQPSLCILDEMDSGLDIDALRVAADGVNALRSPERAMVVITHYQRLLNYIVPDVVHVMSKGRVVKSGGKELALELEATGYAQYEDVAA, translated from the coding sequence ATGACCGCATTGCTTCAAGTCAACAATCTGCAGGTTCGTGTCGAGGACAATGAAATCCTCCACGGCCTGACGCTCACCGTGAACCCCGGCGAAGTGCACGCCATCATGGGGCCGAACGGCTCCGGCAAGTCGACGCTCTCACACGTCATCGCCGGCAAGCCGGGATATGAAGTGACGGGCGGCGAGATCCTGTTCAAGGGTGAAGACCTGCTGGACATGGCGCCCGACGTGCGCGCCGCCAAGGGCGTGTTCCTGGCGTTCCAGTATCCGGTCGAAATTCCCGGCGTCACCACCATGAACTTCCTGCGCACCGCGCTCAATTCGCAGCGCAAGGCGCGCGGCGAAAGCGAATTCCTGGTGCCGGATTTTCTCAAGAAGGTCCGCGAAGTTGCGGCCTCGCTGAACATCCCGATGGACATGCTGAAGCGCGGCGTCAATGTCGGCTTCTCCGGCGGCGAGAAGAAGCGCAATGAAGTGCTGCAGATGGCGCTGTTCCAGCCGAGCCTGTGCATCCTCGACGAAATGGATTCCGGCCTCGACATCGACGCGCTGCGCGTCGCCGCCGACGGCGTCAACGCGCTGCGCTCGCCGGAGCGCGCAATGGTCGTGATCACGCATTACCAGCGCCTGCTGAACTACATCGTGCCGGACGTCGTCCACGTGATGTCGAAGGGCCGGGTTGTGAAGTCGGGCGGCAAGGAACTGGCGCTCGAGCTCGAAGCCACCGGTTACGCGCAGTATGAGGACGTGGCCGCTTAA